One Terriglobia bacterium genomic window carries:
- a CDS encoding DUF6152 family protein, producing MMYKASIACGVGLLLLSGTVWAHHGNSAYDETARVPIKGVVTEFIWTNPHSQIYLDVKDKEGAIVHWAVETNSPGILTRAGWTRRSLKVGDAVTIILCPAKNGAPVAYIGSGDPGTKVSFADGRELDFKDKTAAGQQ from the coding sequence ATGATGTACAAAGCATCGATTGCTTGTGGTGTGGGACTGCTGCTTTTGTCCGGCACGGTGTGGGCACACCATGGGAATTCCGCCTACGATGAGACGGCGCGTGTGCCGATCAAAGGCGTCGTAACGGAATTCATATGGACGAATCCGCACTCGCAGATTTACCTCGACGTCAAAGACAAGGAAGGCGCTATCGTGCATTGGGCGGTCGAGACGAACAGCCCGGGCATCCTGACGCGGGCCGGCTGGACGAGACGTTCGCTCAAGGTTGGCGATGCAGTCACGATCATCCTGTGCCCGGCAAAGAACGGCGCGCCGGTGGCATACATCGGGTCGGGAGATCCGGGAACGAAAGTCAGCTTTGCGGATGGCCGCGAGCTGGATTTCAAAGACAAGACGGCTGCGGGGCAGCAGTAG